Proteins encoded by one window of Aliivibrio wodanis:
- a CDS encoding ABC transporter, ATP-binding protein has product MLRDISKHYKSGEEEVRALDCVSLSIKKGEFLSILGPSGSGKSTLMNMLGCLDTPTMGEYYLDSKDVSALSSHQLAGIRNQSIGFVFQSFNLLEYASALENVALPLVYRGVKSAERKKKAAALLERVGLGDRMNHKPNQLSGGQKQRVAIARALVNDPQIILADEPTGALDSKSGADIEALFNELHQEGRTLIIVTHDNALAQRTKRIINIKDGKIIADERLA; this is encoded by the coding sequence ATGTTGCGTGATATTAGCAAGCATTATAAGAGCGGAGAAGAAGAAGTTCGAGCTTTGGATTGCGTATCTCTCTCAATTAAAAAAGGGGAATTTCTTTCGATTTTAGGGCCATCAGGATCTGGAAAATCAACCTTGATGAATATGCTAGGTTGTTTAGATACCCCGACAATGGGTGAATATTATCTGGATAGTAAAGATGTATCAGCCTTGAGTAGTCACCAGCTAGCAGGAATACGAAATCAGAGCATTGGTTTTGTATTTCAAAGCTTTAATTTATTAGAGTATGCGAGTGCACTTGAGAATGTAGCATTACCTTTGGTTTATCGTGGAGTTAAATCCGCAGAAAGGAAAAAGAAAGCGGCAGCTCTACTAGAGCGAGTTGGGCTAGGTGATAGGATGAATCATAAACCGAATCAGCTATCTGGTGGGCAAAAACAGCGTGTTGCGATTGCGAGAGCTTTAGTTAATGATCCTCAAATTATATTGGCTGATGAACCAACAGGGGCTTTGGATTCAAAGTCAGGGGCAGACATAGAAGCGCTCTTTAATGAACTGCATCAGGAAGGACGAACCTTAATTATTGTAACTCACGATAATGCCCTAGCTCAGAGAACAAAGCGCATTATCAATATTAAAGATGGAAAAATAATTGCAGATGAGCGTTTAGCTTAG
- a CDS encoding tyrosine-specific transport protein (tyrosine permease) has product MNLKLIGSSLIISGTALGAGMLAIPMVLAQFGLLWGTALMLFIFIGTTYAALLLLEASINVGGGLGMNTIARKSLGKGGQLVTNGLLYALLICLLMAYILGAGDLLNKLLRNIGLDLSLVQSQIAFTLIAGVIVASGTAVIDKINRALFAIMLFMLLLTLVFLVPGISLDNMTQVSNSNPSELIQTSAIIFTSFGFMVVIPSLVSYNHEATPKQLRNMVIIGSSIPLVCYLIWLYAVVGNLTPEQITHFSNVSELISVFSAEHSFINLVLSSFTGLALLTSFLGVAMALFTQNEDTFKQNKVVTYVISFILPLAGAIFAADQFLAVLSYAGIILVFLAVFIPLAMVIKLRQTDGQTKNYLAEGGVAMLIFSFIFGCFLLISQVI; this is encoded by the coding sequence ATGAATTTAAAATTAATCGGCAGCTCTCTTATTATTTCAGGTACTGCACTGGGTGCTGGTATGCTTGCAATTCCTATGGTTTTGGCTCAATTTGGCCTGCTGTGGGGAACTGCGTTAATGTTGTTTATCTTTATTGGAACAACTTATGCCGCTTTATTGTTGCTAGAAGCAAGTATTAATGTGGGTGGTGGTTTGGGTATGAACACCATCGCTCGTAAAAGTTTAGGTAAGGGAGGACAGTTAGTTACCAATGGCTTACTGTATGCGTTACTTATTTGTCTGCTGATGGCCTATATCTTAGGCGCTGGCGATCTACTTAATAAGTTACTCCGTAATATTGGATTAGATTTAAGCTTGGTGCAAAGCCAAATAGCATTTACATTAATTGCAGGGGTGATCGTTGCCTCGGGAACGGCAGTGATTGATAAGATTAATCGCGCTTTATTTGCCATCATGCTATTCATGTTATTGCTGACTCTTGTCTTTTTGGTTCCAGGTATTTCATTAGATAACATGACTCAGGTATCTAATTCAAATCCATCAGAACTAATACAGACCAGTGCTATTATCTTTACCAGCTTTGGCTTTATGGTTGTTATTCCTTCATTAGTTTCTTACAACCATGAAGCAACGCCTAAGCAATTGAGAAATATGGTTATTATAGGGTCTTCTATCCCTCTAGTTTGTTATTTAATTTGGTTATATGCGGTGGTAGGTAATTTAACCCCAGAGCAAATTACGCACTTCTCTAATGTGTCCGAGCTAATTTCAGTATTTAGTGCTGAGCATTCGTTTATCAATCTTGTGTTATCGAGCTTTACAGGACTTGCATTGCTGACTTCTTTTTTAGGAGTGGCAATGGCGCTGTTTACACAAAATGAAGATACGTTTAAGCAAAACAAAGTTGTTACCTATGTGATCAGTTTTATTTTACCACTTGCAGGTGCTATTTTTGCAGCAGATCAATTTTTAGCGGTATTAAGTTATGCCGGTATTATTCTGGTTTTCCTTGCGGTATTTATTCCACTCGCAATGGTTATTAAGCTTCGTCAAACAGATGGCCAAACAAAAAATTACTTAGCTGAAGGGGGAGTGGCAATGCTAATTTTCTCGTTCATTTTCGGTTGTTTCTTACTGATCTCACAAGTTATCTAG
- the sbcC gene encoding nuclease sbcCD subunit C, which yields MRILSLSFLNLNSLKGEWKIDFSTSPFAENGLFAITGPTGAGKTTILDAICLALYHKTPRLGGISTSSNEIMTRGTAECSAEVEFEVKGKAYRAFWSQRRSRGKIDGNLQSATVELAEVDSEKVLATQVKKKDELINSITGLDFSRFTKSMMLSQGQFAAFLNADANDRAGLLEELTGTEIYGQISEKVHEHYTASKQKLAELKAKAEGVELLSEEDKQALIDEQVELQTNQKQQQAQLAEWQAHVEWWIADAKNQQQWQQATENNQFALDKEKQASAQLHRLAQSEPAEKLRTPYQLWQEAQTRFEELVKELKTTEQSHQQKTCDKKALESHVTQLKQELDTIKGESKTLENLINDSVQPLDTAIAQLTQQSQEKQHQIANLTARLEDGNKKQQGLTATLSDITEKLSLLANYVEEHKADLQIERYLGQWKHQVSHILQQDKDTASLDGQLTSANAALETLLDAINKKEAELNQAQIMVNNEIEATKCAELELQQWQDKGSEAQLTEQITALTTRHQYRVELTHTNNEYLRATKELKMFATVQKTQANDIEKLDVQRTELATQFKQQEQQVIDLTTLIEQEGELAKYRAELAKDQDCPLCGSTHHPLLDQAQLLDLSVTIQRKKEAEQKRVEIVEQGKSVREQLDSLKIKQDHCQSQSVQWQQTVESTQKQWSTLLETTQLTLILGDTDSINQFISECEASLSTLNEQAKQLRQAGDKVRVQQNQLQQVQHRLDAVTAALNFDRQSHQTALQQQQDNNQKREQLQLRQTELKQQLVTEMEQAGFNAPELTQITSWFVQKEQDLQQIQEKITQQQVQTQQQQTLQSDHAHLAEQLVELNTQQQQSQTEMSALTTELEKQQAKRIELFGTQEIKTARFMMSEKLSISEQTYDVEQQKLQALVQDLAALDGKLNSLKESYLSCEKLSVDRSDVWKGALLQSPFETLELFQAALISEEDRQHLLSLKAEIQQAIERTGALLESAQQIKEHHYQVPKAVEWQLMPKEAVEAELAQVKSQSETLVKREGEIAQALRSDGERKTNQKALFEAIEAYQSEYDDIQYLHSLIGSQKGDKFRKFAQGLTLENLVYLANKQLTRLHGRYELKRKASDGLELQVVDTWQGDVVRDTKTLSGGESFLVSLALALALSDLVSHKTSIDSLFLDEGFGTLDSETLDMALDALDNLNASGKMIGVISHIEAMKERILVQIKVTKRSGLGVSELEKQYKKSVKCI from the coding sequence ATGAGAATTTTAAGCCTAAGTTTTTTAAATTTAAACTCACTAAAAGGTGAGTGGAAAATTGATTTCTCAACGTCGCCTTTTGCTGAAAACGGATTGTTTGCGATTACTGGCCCAACAGGTGCGGGTAAAACGACGATTTTAGATGCGATCTGTTTGGCGCTTTATCATAAGACCCCTCGACTGGGTGGTATCTCAACCTCAAGCAATGAGATCATGACGCGTGGTACAGCGGAGTGTTCGGCGGAAGTCGAGTTTGAAGTAAAAGGCAAAGCGTATCGTGCGTTTTGGAGTCAGCGTCGCTCTCGTGGCAAGATCGATGGTAATTTACAATCAGCCACCGTTGAGCTTGCTGAAGTCGATTCTGAAAAAGTATTAGCAACGCAAGTCAAAAAGAAAGATGAGCTAATCAACTCGATTACTGGTCTTGATTTCTCTCGATTTACAAAATCCATGATGCTTTCTCAAGGTCAATTTGCGGCGTTTTTAAATGCTGATGCGAATGATCGCGCCGGTTTATTAGAAGAGCTAACGGGTACTGAGATTTACGGTCAGATCTCTGAAAAAGTGCATGAGCATTACACCGCATCAAAGCAGAAATTAGCCGAGCTTAAAGCGAAAGCAGAAGGGGTTGAACTGCTTTCTGAAGAAGATAAGCAAGCGTTAATCGATGAGCAAGTTGAACTGCAAACGAATCAAAAACAACAGCAAGCTCAACTAGCAGAATGGCAAGCACATGTTGAGTGGTGGATTGCAGATGCAAAAAATCAACAGCAGTGGCAGCAAGCTACTGAAAATAACCAGTTCGCGTTAGATAAAGAAAAACAAGCCAGCGCTCAATTGCACCGCTTGGCACAAAGTGAGCCAGCAGAAAAACTACGTACGCCATATCAATTATGGCAAGAAGCACAAACTCGCTTTGAAGAGTTGGTTAAAGAATTAAAGACGACTGAGCAATCTCACCAACAAAAGACCTGTGATAAAAAAGCACTTGAGTCTCATGTTACACAGCTAAAACAAGAGCTTGATACTATTAAAGGTGAGAGTAAAACATTAGAAAACTTAATTAATGATTCGGTGCAACCGTTAGATACTGCGATTGCTCAACTGACTCAACAATCTCAAGAGAAGCAGCACCAAATCGCAAACCTTACTGCGCGTCTTGAGGATGGTAATAAAAAACAACAAGGTCTAACAGCAACATTATCTGACATAACAGAGAAACTTTCTTTATTGGCCAATTATGTTGAAGAGCATAAAGCTGATCTGCAAATTGAACGTTATTTAGGTCAGTGGAAGCACCAAGTTAGCCATATTCTACAACAAGATAAAGATACAGCCTCTTTAGATGGTCAATTGACATCAGCGAATGCAGCGCTAGAGACTCTGCTTGATGCTATCAACAAAAAAGAAGCAGAATTAAATCAAGCTCAAATTATGGTGAATAACGAAATAGAAGCGACGAAGTGCGCAGAGCTTGAATTACAACAATGGCAAGATAAAGGGTCAGAAGCACAACTGACTGAGCAGATAACTGCACTAACGACTCGTCATCAATACCGTGTTGAATTAACTCATACTAATAATGAGTATTTACGAGCGACAAAAGAGCTGAAAATGTTTGCCACTGTGCAGAAAACACAAGCGAATGACATTGAAAAATTGGATGTGCAGCGTACTGAACTAGCGACTCAGTTTAAGCAACAAGAACAGCAAGTCATCGATTTAACTACCTTAATCGAGCAAGAAGGCGAGTTAGCAAAATATCGAGCAGAATTAGCAAAAGATCAAGATTGTCCGTTGTGTGGTTCAACGCATCATCCACTATTAGATCAAGCTCAATTGCTTGATTTGAGCGTGACAATACAACGTAAAAAAGAAGCCGAGCAAAAACGCGTAGAGATTGTCGAGCAAGGTAAATCAGTACGTGAACAATTAGATTCGCTTAAAATAAAACAAGATCATTGCCAATCTCAATCAGTGCAGTGGCAACAAACGGTTGAATCCACGCAAAAGCAATGGTCTACGTTATTAGAAACAACGCAACTCACTCTAATCTTAGGTGATACTGATTCGATTAATCAGTTCATTAGTGAGTGTGAAGCCTCTTTATCTACGCTTAATGAGCAAGCAAAGCAATTACGCCAAGCGGGTGATAAGGTTCGAGTGCAACAAAACCAATTACAACAAGTTCAGCATCGTCTTGACGCTGTCACTGCGGCGTTAAATTTTGATCGTCAATCACACCAAACGGCGCTTCAACAGCAACAAGATAACAATCAAAAAAGAGAACAGCTGCAATTGCGTCAAACGGAACTTAAGCAGCAGTTGGTCACCGAAATGGAGCAAGCAGGCTTTAATGCACCAGAGTTGACTCAAATTACCTCTTGGTTTGTACAAAAAGAGCAAGATTTACAACAAATTCAGGAAAAAATCACACAGCAGCAAGTGCAAACTCAACAACAGCAAACGCTACAAAGTGATCACGCTCATTTAGCCGAGCAATTGGTTGAATTGAACACTCAACAGCAACAATCTCAAACTGAAATGTCAGCATTAACAACAGAGTTAGAGAAGCAACAAGCAAAACGTATTGAGTTGTTTGGAACACAAGAGATCAAAACAGCGCGCTTTATGATGAGTGAGAAATTGTCAATTTCAGAGCAAACGTATGATGTTGAGCAACAGAAATTACAAGCATTAGTACAAGACCTTGCGGCTTTAGATGGTAAGTTGAATAGTCTTAAAGAGAGTTATTTAAGTTGTGAAAAACTATCGGTAGATCGTTCTGATGTATGGAAAGGCGCTTTATTACAAAGTCCGTTTGAAACGCTTGAGTTATTCCAAGCGGCATTGATTTCAGAAGAAGATCGCCAACACCTATTAAGCTTAAAAGCTGAAATACAACAAGCGATTGAGAGAACTGGCGCTTTGCTAGAGAGTGCACAGCAAATCAAAGAACACCATTATCAAGTACCAAAAGCAGTTGAATGGCAATTAATGCCAAAAGAAGCGGTTGAGGCTGAGTTAGCTCAAGTGAAATCTCAATCTGAAACATTAGTGAAGCGAGAGGGTGAAATAGCTCAAGCATTGCGTTCAGATGGCGAGCGTAAAACTAATCAAAAAGCCTTGTTTGAAGCAATAGAGGCGTATCAATCTGAATACGATGATATTCAATATCTGCATTCATTAATTGGTTCACAAAAAGGGGATAAATTCCGTAAATTTGCCCAAGGATTAACGTTAGAGAACTTGGTGTATTTAGCCAATAAGCAGTTAACTCGTTTGCATGGTCGCTATGAACTTAAACGCAAAGCCAGTGATGGTCTAGAATTACAAGTAGTAGATACGTGGCAGGGTGATGTAGTTCGTGATACTAAAACCTTGTCTGGCGGTGAGAGTTTTCTTGTTAGTTTGGCTCTGGCTTTGGCGCTTTCTGATTTAGTCAGTCACAAAACAAGTATTGATTCACTGTTCTTAGATGAAGGATTTGGTACGCTAGACAGTGAAACATTAGACATGGCGCTTGATGCGTTAGATAACTTAAATGCATCAGGAAAAATGATCGGTGTGATAAGCCATATTGAAGCGATGAAAGAACGTATTCTAGTACAAATAAAAGTCACCAAACGCAGTGGTTTAGGCGTGAGTGAACTAGAAAAACAATATAAAAAGTCAGTTAAATGTATATAG
- a CDS encoding tyrosine-specific transport protein (tyrosine permease) translates to MNFKLFGSALILSGTALGAGMLAIPMVLAQFGLFYSTLLMLAICAGTTYSALLLTEACSKTELAFGINTVANRTLGKGGQVVTNILFYLLLFCMLIAYILGAADLIKRIFSMFTIEMSIETAQIGFTLVASVFVVCGTQIIDKLNRVLFLFMVSMLAITLVILVPGISVDNLTQVTNTDKGMLLNTSTILFTSFASMPVIPSLVAYNKEATSKQLRNMVILGSIIPLICYLVWLYAVVGNLNADDITHFSNISDLIQTFSAKNEYIEIILSVFTSLALLTSFLGVAMALYNQNKDMISHNKVVTYVCTFILPLLGASLAADQFLSVLGYAGVILVFLAIFIPLAMVVALRKKDKNTAELSIHTYEAEGGEIALGLTLIFGLLLLMSQI, encoded by the coding sequence ATGAATTTTAAATTATTTGGCAGTGCATTGATTTTATCTGGCACGGCACTTGGCGCTGGAATGTTAGCGATTCCAATGGTATTAGCGCAATTTGGTCTTTTTTACAGCACCTTACTGATGCTTGCTATTTGTGCAGGCACAACATACTCAGCTTTACTGTTAACCGAAGCATGTTCTAAAACAGAATTAGCTTTTGGTATTAATACCGTTGCGAATAGAACTTTAGGTAAGGGTGGCCAAGTGGTCACCAATATTTTGTTTTATTTACTGCTATTTTGTATGTTAATTGCCTATATTTTAGGAGCTGCTGACTTAATTAAGCGTATCTTCTCAATGTTTACTATTGAGATGAGTATTGAAACGGCTCAAATTGGTTTTACTCTTGTCGCTAGTGTATTTGTGGTGTGTGGTACTCAAATAATCGATAAGTTAAATCGTGTTTTGTTTTTGTTCATGGTTTCAATGCTTGCGATTACCTTGGTGATACTAGTCCCTGGTATTTCAGTAGATAACTTAACGCAAGTAACGAATACAGATAAAGGAATGCTGCTCAATACCAGCACTATTTTATTTACTAGTTTTGCCTCTATGCCAGTTATCCCATCGCTTGTTGCGTATAACAAAGAAGCGACAAGTAAACAGCTTAGAAATATGGTTATTTTAGGATCAATCATTCCTCTTATCTGTTATCTCGTTTGGTTGTATGCCGTTGTCGGTAACCTAAATGCAGATGATATTACGCATTTTTCTAATATTTCTGATTTGATCCAAACGTTTAGCGCTAAGAACGAATACATTGAAATCATTCTTTCTGTTTTTACGTCATTAGCCTTGTTGACGTCATTCCTAGGTGTGGCAATGGCGCTTTACAATCAAAATAAAGACATGATTTCACACAATAAAGTCGTGACGTATGTATGTACTTTTATTCTTCCACTATTAGGTGCAAGTCTTGCCGCTGACCAGTTTTTGTCAGTATTGGGTTATGCGGGGGTGATCTTAGTATTTCTAGCGATTTTTATTCCATTGGCGATGGTAGTAGCGCTAAGAAAGAAAGACAAAAATACGGCGGAATTATCGATTCATACTTATGAAGCTGAAGGTGGGGAAATTGCATTAGGGCTGACGTTAATCTTTGGTCTTCTGTTATTAATGAGTCAAATTTAA
- a CDS encoding putative thioesterase, translated as MSKNKREVTLRFLAEPGDVNFGGKVHGGAVMKWVDLAAYACSAGWSGKYCITAYAGGIRFVQPIHVGNLVEVTGKVIYTGKSSMHIAIDVQASDPKELENRLTTHCIVIMVAVDEHGKPTEVPEWIPQTKEDIHLRESAIRLMNMRKEIGEEMEAHVKYLK; from the coding sequence ATGAGTAAGAATAAACGCGAAGTAACACTACGTTTTCTAGCTGAACCTGGTGATGTAAACTTTGGTGGTAAAGTTCACGGTGGTGCGGTAATGAAATGGGTCGATTTAGCTGCCTATGCGTGTTCTGCTGGGTGGAGTGGTAAATATTGTATTACCGCTTATGCTGGTGGTATTCGTTTTGTTCAGCCTATTCATGTGGGTAACCTTGTTGAGGTGACGGGTAAAGTTATTTATACCGGAAAATCATCAATGCACATTGCTATTGATGTGCAAGCCAGTGATCCAAAAGAATTAGAAAATAGATTAACGACTCACTGTATTGTCATTATGGTTGCCGTTGATGAACATGGTAAACCAACAGAAGTACCTGAGTGGATCCCTCAAACCAAAGAAGATATTCATTTACGCGAATCAGCCATCAGATTGATGAATATGCGTAAAGAGATTGGCGAAGAGATGGAAGCACACGTTAAGTATTTAAAATAA
- the sbcD gene encoding nuclease sbcCD subunit D: MRILHTSDWHLGQNFFTKSRRNEHQKFISWLLEQVQENAINAVIIAGDVFDTGAPPSYAREMYNQFVVEMNKVNCELIVLGGNHDSVSTLNESKQLLAHLNARVIANTNDDLSTQLLTLPNSDGSVGAILCAVPFIRPRDVVTSVAGSTGVEKQQALGEAIKQHYHQLYQKALELRSELDLDVPIIATGHLTALGVKQSDSVRDIYIGTLDGFAADGFPPADYIALGHIHRPQLVAKSDHIRYSGSPIPLSFDELKSQKQVVMVEFNKASLTQITPINVPMFQQMKALKGDLETIEQELAQFKECEETTWLCIEVEVQDYLSDLQQRIQALTQDLNVEVLQLRRARNRSEQTLAQEKTETLAELTPFDVFTKRIEQETFETEKEQQRAERMTTKFKQILSEVEHKDTDLQEGDA; this comes from the coding sequence ATGCGTATTTTACATACTTCTGATTGGCACCTAGGTCAAAATTTCTTCACAAAAAGCCGCCGTAATGAGCATCAAAAATTCATTAGCTGGCTACTTGAACAAGTCCAAGAAAATGCCATTAATGCGGTTATCATTGCCGGAGATGTATTTGATACGGGCGCGCCACCAAGTTACGCGCGTGAAATGTACAACCAGTTTGTGGTGGAGATGAACAAAGTAAACTGCGAATTGATCGTGCTTGGTGGAAATCATGATTCTGTGTCGACACTCAATGAATCAAAACAACTGTTAGCACATTTAAACGCACGAGTAATTGCTAATACCAATGATGATTTATCGACTCAATTATTAACACTCCCAAACAGTGACGGTTCTGTCGGTGCTATTTTATGCGCGGTTCCGTTTATACGGCCACGTGACGTTGTCACTAGTGTGGCGGGCTCAACGGGTGTAGAGAAGCAACAAGCACTCGGCGAAGCGATCAAGCAGCATTATCATCAACTGTATCAAAAAGCGCTAGAACTAAGATCTGAGTTAGATCTTGATGTACCTATTATTGCTACGGGTCACTTGACGGCACTTGGTGTTAAACAATCAGATTCAGTTCGTGATATCTACATTGGCACATTGGATGGCTTTGCTGCCGATGGTTTTCCGCCTGCTGATTACATCGCATTAGGTCATATTCACCGCCCGCAATTGGTGGCTAAATCTGATCATATTCGCTATTCAGGCTCGCCAATCCCATTAAGTTTTGATGAGCTTAAATCTCAAAAACAAGTGGTGATGGTTGAGTTTAATAAAGCGAGCCTAACTCAAATCACACCGATTAATGTCCCTATGTTTCAACAAATGAAGGCATTAAAAGGCGATTTAGAGACAATAGAGCAAGAATTAGCGCAATTTAAAGAGTGCGAAGAAACTACGTGGTTATGCATTGAAGTCGAAGTTCAAGATTACTTATCCGATCTACAACAACGCATTCAGGCACTAACTCAAGATCTTAATGTTGAGGTGTTGCAACTGCGTCGAGCGAGAAACCGCAGTGAACAAACCTTAGCGCAAGAAAAAACAGAAACGCTAGCGGAGTTAACGCCTTTTGATGTGTTTACTAAACGTATAGAGCAAGAGACGTTTGAAACAGAAAAAGAGCAGCAACGCGCAGAACGAATGACAACCAAGTTTAAGCAGATTTTGTCAGAAGTTGAACATAAAGATACCGATTTACAAGAAGGTGATGCATGA
- a CDS encoding transposase, IS1595 family, translated as MAKNKVQFQKSISIHGFISQLGTEEQCRKRLFDMRWPAGYRCDNCGHDKYCELKSRQLFQCNLCHYQGSLTSGTLFSASKLPLNIWFLAIYLITQEKNGISALELSRQLGISYNAAWRMKHKLMQAMKERDDETQLNGYIQLDDVYWGGVQRGTRGRGAKGKRPFVAAVSMNGEGHPISMRFSVVTGFKIKELTSWAKAHLTPKSLVISDGLACFKGVEKADVFHHAIVTGGGADCVKLPYFQWVNTMISNVKNSMHGTYHAINKKHLPRYLGEFCFKFNRRFNLEKMLDQLIYSSIQTAPMPERLLKLAESRW; from the coding sequence ATGGCTAAAAATAAAGTCCAATTTCAAAAAAGTATTTCAATACATGGGTTTATTTCACAGTTAGGTACTGAAGAACAATGCCGTAAACGACTGTTCGATATGCGATGGCCTGCTGGTTATCGATGTGATAATTGCGGTCATGATAAATACTGCGAACTTAAATCAAGGCAGCTTTTCCAATGTAACCTGTGCCACTACCAAGGCTCATTAACTTCTGGAACCTTGTTTTCCGCGTCAAAATTGCCATTAAACATATGGTTTTTAGCTATTTATCTCATCACTCAAGAGAAGAATGGCATTTCAGCATTAGAGCTTTCTCGACAGCTTGGTATTTCTTATAACGCGGCATGGCGTATGAAACATAAACTAATGCAAGCTATGAAGGAACGAGACGATGAAACACAATTGAATGGTTACATTCAACTAGATGATGTTTATTGGGGAGGCGTTCAACGTGGCACTCGTGGTAGAGGGGCAAAAGGAAAACGTCCTTTCGTAGCGGCGGTATCTATGAATGGCGAAGGACATCCAATAAGTATGCGATTTAGTGTTGTGACTGGCTTTAAAATCAAAGAACTAACGAGTTGGGCAAAAGCGCATTTAACGCCAAAATCACTGGTTATCTCTGATGGTTTAGCTTGCTTTAAAGGCGTTGAGAAAGCCGATGTGTTTCACCATGCTATTGTTACAGGTGGCGGAGCTGATTGCGTTAAATTACCCTACTTTCAGTGGGTCAACACCATGATTAGTAATGTAAAAAACTCAATGCATGGGACTTACCATGCAATAAACAAGAAACACCTTCCTCGTTATTTGGGAGAGTTTTGTTTTAAGTTCAATAGGCGCTTCAATCTTGAAAAGATGCTTGATCAGCTTATTTACTCAAGTATTCAAACTGCACCGATGCCAGAGCGGTTGCTTAAGCTAGCTGAGTCTCGATGGTAA
- a CDS encoding ABC transporter, permease protein: MLLPMRQIFQEMAAEKVRLSLTILAVAWATLCIATMLAAGEGLRQGLIRSSENGNGKLIYLTGGYATINSGNFYTGKELQIKSEDLDVIKALPSVKHAQPSAIWDERASYKDHRTWQNPLAVFPGYQALTGLKIVPGGRWFNPLDIKEQRKVIILGESAAISLFNESDDFDWINTPKLEVDPVGKKVKVGSEEFTVIGLIKRSSANIEQGIPLNESLFVPFTTWKRFHQNSAISAINIEPIASADRIQVAKTVKQVIARKYGASIEDDQLVQVQDMLLRQKTMRQFLIGLQSFLGIIGLVTLGVAGIGIANVMYATVKRATKDIGVRMAIGATPTTIRLHYLTQSLFTMSLGGMLGLSLTYLLIVLMQTLPLTGNGLYDQLGQPKPELSLPIVGLVIFALGFVGILAAWFPANRAAGITPLEALQSE, from the coding sequence ATGCTGTTGCCAATGAGACAAATATTTCAAGAAATGGCTGCTGAGAAAGTACGTTTGAGTTTAACTATCTTAGCAGTTGCATGGGCGACATTATGTATAGCCACCATGCTTGCTGCCGGTGAAGGCTTACGTCAGGGGTTGATCCGAAGCTCAGAGAATGGGAATGGGAAGTTAATCTACCTTACCGGAGGTTATGCCACTATAAATTCAGGCAATTTCTACACAGGTAAAGAATTGCAGATTAAATCGGAAGACTTAGATGTAATAAAAGCCTTACCAAGTGTAAAGCATGCTCAACCAAGTGCTATTTGGGATGAACGTGCAAGTTATAAAGATCATCGGACTTGGCAAAACCCACTTGCCGTATTCCCTGGCTATCAAGCATTAACTGGCTTAAAAATAGTACCAGGAGGGCGATGGTTTAATCCTTTAGATATCAAAGAACAGCGTAAAGTGATTATATTAGGTGAAAGCGCCGCTATTTCTTTATTCAATGAGTCGGATGACTTTGATTGGATTAATACCCCGAAATTAGAGGTTGATCCGGTTGGTAAAAAAGTAAAAGTAGGCAGTGAAGAGTTTACCGTCATTGGTTTAATTAAGCGCAGTAGTGCAAATATAGAGCAAGGTATACCACTTAATGAGTCTCTTTTTGTACCGTTTACTACTTGGAAGCGTTTTCATCAAAACAGTGCCATTTCTGCCATTAATATAGAGCCAATAGCGAGTGCAGATCGCATACAAGTTGCGAAAACAGTTAAACAAGTGATTGCTAGAAAGTATGGTGCAAGCATTGAAGATGATCAATTGGTTCAAGTTCAAGATATGTTATTAAGACAAAAAACCATGCGACAATTTTTAATTGGTTTACAAAGTTTTTTAGGCATTATTGGTTTAGTTACCTTGGGGGTCGCAGGGATTGGGATTGCAAATGTAATGTACGCCACAGTTAAACGAGCGACTAAAGATATTGGTGTCAGAATGGCAATTGGGGCAACTCCAACAACCATACGTCTACACTATTTAACACAATCATTGTTTACTATGAGCCTTGGAGGTATGTTGGGTTTAAGCTTAACTTATCTGTTGATTGTATTAATGCAAACGCTCCCTTTGACTGGAAATGGTTTGTATGATCAACTAGGCCAGCCAAAACCAGAACTCTCTTTACCTATTGTTGGTTTAGTTATATTTGCTTTAGGATTTGTCGGTATCTTAGCCGCTTGGTTCCCCGCAAATAGAGCCGCAGGAATAACCCCATTAGAGGCATTACAAAGTGAATAG